In Streptococcus respiraculi, one DNA window encodes the following:
- a CDS encoding NAD kinase produces the protein MKNTDRKRIALLSSKNPKSQAVMNELWTKLRDAQFILTPKNPDIVISIGGDGMLLSAFHKYEAIMDRVRFVGIHTGHLGFYTDYRDFEVDKLIENLKLDSGARVSYPILHVRVKLMNGREIVMRALNEATIKRLSKTMVADIFINDVPFERFRGDGISVSTPTGSTAYNKSLGGAVLHPTIEALQIAEVASLNNRVYRTLGSSIVVPKKDKIVIEPKHDDRYSISIDNRTFVYDNIEQIEYQIDNSKIHFLATPSHTSFWNRVKDAFIGEVE, from the coding sequence ATGAAGAATACAGATAGAAAAAGAATCGCTCTGCTCAGCAGTAAAAATCCCAAAAGTCAAGCTGTTATGAATGAACTTTGGACCAAATTGAGAGATGCCCAGTTTATTTTGACACCGAAAAATCCAGATATTGTGATTTCAATCGGCGGTGACGGTATGCTCTTATCCGCCTTCCATAAGTATGAAGCCATTATGGATCGGGTGCGATTTGTCGGCATCCACACGGGGCATCTTGGTTTTTATACGGATTACCGTGACTTTGAAGTGGATAAATTGATTGAGAATTTAAAATTAGACTCAGGGGCGCGAGTGTCCTATCCGATTTTACATGTCAGAGTCAAGCTGATGAACGGACGTGAGATTGTTATGCGAGCCTTGAACGAAGCTACAATCAAACGCTTATCAAAAACAATGGTGGCAGATATCTTTATCAACGATGTGCCTTTTGAGCGCTTCCGCGGTGATGGTATTTCAGTATCCACTCCGACAGGCTCAACAGCCTATAATAAATCTCTAGGGGGGGCTGTTTTGCATCCGACTATTGAAGCCTTGCAGATTGCAGAAGTGGCTAGCTTGAACAACCGGGTCTATCGTACATTGGGATCTTCGATTGTAGTTCCTAAAAAGGACAAAATCGTCATTGAACCAAAACACGATGACAGGTACTCTATTTCGATCGATAATCGGACTTTTGTTTATGATAATATTGAGCAGATTGAGTATCAGATTGACAATAGCAAGATTCATTTTCTAGCGACACCTAGTCATACCAGTTTCTGGAATCGAGTTAAGGATGCCTTCATCGGTGAGGTGGAGTAA
- a CDS encoding RluA family pseudouridine synthase — MRFEFIVDQHVKIKTFLKKHDISKGLLAKIKYEGGAIIVNGQPQNATYLLNIGDHLRIDIPSEEDLTGRLEPISHPLDIVYEDDHFMLINKPAGFASIPSVLHSSTIANFVKGYYIEQGYENKQVHIVTRLDRDTSGLMLFAKHGYAHARLDKQLQQKLIHKRYFALVYGTGKLEKSGDIIAPIGRPEDSIITRCVTSTGKYAHTSYEIVQSWGNVHLVDIRLHTGRTHQIRVHFSHIGFPLLGDDMYGGSMEHGIERQALHCHRIGFFNPFTEKELICESDLTNDFKSVIMNLQNKF; from the coding sequence ATGCGCTTTGAGTTTATTGTGGATCAGCATGTTAAAATCAAGACCTTTTTAAAAAAACATGATATTTCTAAGGGCTTACTGGCAAAGATTAAGTATGAAGGTGGTGCCATTATTGTCAACGGACAGCCGCAGAATGCGACTTACCTACTGAATATTGGTGATCATCTGAGAATTGATATTCCAAGTGAGGAAGATTTGACAGGAAGATTAGAGCCGATTTCTCATCCCTTGGATATTGTCTATGAAGATGACCATTTCATGCTTATCAATAAGCCTGCAGGTTTTGCCTCGATTCCTAGCGTCCTGCATTCGTCAACGATTGCAAATTTTGTCAAAGGGTATTACATAGAGCAGGGCTATGAAAATAAGCAAGTTCACATTGTAACCCGTCTCGATCGTGATACGTCTGGTCTCATGCTCTTTGCTAAACACGGATATGCCCATGCAAGACTAGATAAGCAGTTGCAGCAAAAGCTGATTCACAAACGCTATTTTGCTCTCGTATATGGTACAGGTAAGTTAGAGAAAAGCGGCGATATTATCGCCCCGATTGGGCGACCAGAAGATAGTATTATCACGCGTTGTGTGACTTCGACAGGAAAATATGCCCACACTTCTTATGAAATTGTCCAGTCTTGGGGCAATGTCCATCTGGTAGATATTCGTCTTCATACGGGCAGAACGCATCAAATTCGGGTGCATTTTTCTCATATCGGTTTTCCCTTATTGGGAGACGATATGTATGGTGGCAGTATGGAGCATGGGATTGAAAGACAAGCTCTGCATTGTCATCGGATTGGATTTTTTAATCCATTTACAGAGAAAGAGTTAATTTGTGAAAGCGATTTGACAAATGACTTTAAAAGCGTTATCATGAATTTGCAAAATAAATTTTAG